The Caloenas nicobarica isolate bCalNic1 chromosome Z, bCalNic1.hap1, whole genome shotgun sequence genome has a segment encoding these proteins:
- the DPH5 gene encoding diphthine methyl ester synthase, producing MLYLVGLGLGDAKDITVKGLEAVRRCGRVYLEAYTSVLAVGKEALEEFYGKELILADREMVEQEADSILKEADVCDVAFLVIGDPFGATTHSDLVLRAVKLGIPYKVIHNASIMNAVGCCGLQLYNFGEAVSIVFWTDTWKPESFFDKIEKNRQNGTHTLCLLDIKVKEQSLENLMKGRKIYEPPRYMSVNQAAEQLLAIIQNRRLQGQEPGITENTVCVGLARVGAPDQKIASGTLLQMSAVELGSPLHSLIITGTMHPLELEMLKLFSVDSSSFENNAFQRTT from the exons ATGCTGTACCTGGTGGGGCTGGGCCTGGGAGATGCCAAGGACATCAcggtgaaggggctggaggcGGTGCGGCGGTGCGGCCGCGTGTACCTGGAGGCCTACACGTCCGTGCTGGCCGTGGGCAAGGAGGCGCTG GAAGAGTTTTATGGAAAAGAATTGATTTTGGCTGACCGAGAAATGGTGGAGCAAGAAGCAgatagcattttaaaagaagctgATGTTTGTGATGTTGCGTTTCTTGTCATTGGCGATCCCTTTGG GGCCACGACACACAGTGATTTAGTATTACGTGCAGTAAAATTGGGGATTCCATACAAGGTCATTCATAATGCTTCAATAATGAATGCAGTGGGCTGCTGTGGCTTACAG tTGTACAATTTTGGAGAGGCAGTTTCTATAGTTTTCTGGACAGATACATGGAAGCCAGAGAGCTTTTTTGACAAGATTGAGAAGAACAGGCAGAATGGAACACACACACTGTGCTTACTTG atattaAAGTGAAGGAGCAGTCTCTGGAGAATCTAATGAA aggaagaaagatttATGAGCCACCACGCTACATGAGTGTGAATCAAGCTGCAGAACAGCTTCTTGCCATTATTCAAAACAGACGGCTCCAAGGACAAGAACCAG GAATTACTGAAAACACAGTTTGTGTTGGCCTGGCACGTGTGGGTGCTCCGGATCAGAAGATTGCCTCAGGTACGCTCCTTCAGATGTCAGCTGTGGAACTGGGCAGCCCACTCCATTCCTTGATCATTACAGGCACTATGCATCCTCTGGAATTGGAAATGCTTAAGCTTTTTTCTGTGGATAGttccagttttgaaaataatgcatttcaAAGGACcacttaa